A region of the Sodalis ligni genome:
GTGAATTACCGGTGGCGCCCTCAGCAGTGCCCTTTGACGGCGCGATCTGGAAGGTCGATCCTGACACTGGGAAAGGCAGTATGGCGCCCTGTCCGATACCCAGGGCATTAACCCTGGAAGAAATCAAAAATATCGTCAATGACTACCGCCAGGCGGCGCGTAACGCCATCACCGCAGGATTTGACGGGGTGGAAGTACATGGCGCAAACGGCTACCTGGTGGATCAATTTTTACGTACCACGTCTAACAAACGCACCGATGAATACGGCGGTAGCCGGGAAAACCGGCTGCGTTTCCTGCGGGAAGTGATGGATGCGATAATTGAAGAAGTCGGGGAGGACCGCGCCGCCATCCGTCTGGCGCCCTTTCTCACCGCCCGCGGCATGGCATGCCCGGATATATTGCCCACCATCCTGGCGGCCGCTGATTACCTGCAGGGAAAAGGGATTGCCTACCTGCATCTGGTTGAGGCCGATTGGGACGATGCGCCGCAGTTTACCGAGGCGTTCCGCCAGGCCATCCGCCGATACTTTCATAATCCGATCATCGTTGCCGGCAAATATGACAAGGCCCGCGCCGAATGGATACTAAATAAAGGCTACGCCAACCTGGTCGCTTTCGGCCGAACCTTTATCGCCAATCCGGATTTACCGCGCCGGCTGGCCGAAGGACTGCCTCTGGCCGATTTCGATAACGAAACCCTGTTCGGCGGCGGGGCGCATGGCTATACCGATTATCCCTCCTGGAGCGAGAACGGCCGCGCCGTATAGCGGCTGGCCGGCACTCCTGCCGTGGGCACCATTATCCAGGTGGAAGGCACCCCAGTCCGGCCAGTGTCTCCTCCACCGCCTGATCAAGCGGGGTATGGGGCTCGCAGCCCAGCAGCGCCGTCAGACGTCGGTTGTCCAGCCTGACCGGCCGGCGCCATAAATAGCGCATCTCCAGCAATTCCCGCAGGGTGGGCGCCAGTGGGGAAGCCAGCCGCACCAGCCCCCAGGGGAAGGTACGCAGCGCCGGTTGTCCTCCGTGGCGCGCCACAACGCGGCTTATGGCCGATGCCATTTGCATGCCGTCGGCATCCCAATGGCCGCCCATATGAAACGTGGCAAAGGGCGCGAGGGAGTTCCCGCGGTCCAGCAGCGCCGCTATGGTGTTCGCCATGTCCGGCAGAAAGCACCATTGATGGCCGACACCGCGGTCGCCGGGCTGGTTGATACGCTTCACGGCCCGTCCCGGTGCGATCAAGCCCTGCGAGAACCAGTTATTGGCAGCCCGCGGCCCGAAGAAGTCCCCTGCCCGTACCACTATCGCCCGGGCGCCCTGCCCGGTGGCCGCATACAAGCGCCGTTCCAGTTCGACGCGGATGCCGCCCTTGCGGGTCAGCGGGTGCTGCGGGGCATCTTCATCCAGCAGCGGAAAGGCATCCGGGCCATAGTTGTAAACCGTGCCCGGCAGCACGATGGTGGCGCGCTCAGCGATGGCGGCGGCAATGGTATTATCGATCATCGGCAGGACCAGTTCCCCCCAGCGGCGATAGCCGGGGGGATTAACGCCGTGCACAATGACGCCGCACCCTTGGGCCGCCCGCCGTACGTCATCGCTATTCATTGCATCGCCGCGCAGCCAGGTGATGCCGTCGTGCCCTGCCCCGGTATCCGGCGGCCGGCGATGCAGCGCCACAACCCGCCAACCGGTGTCGCGAAGCCTGCGGGCCGTTTCTCCGCCGATACCGCCGGTGGCGCCCAGCACCAGGACCTGTTTTCTCGAATTATCCGCTCTCGTCATTTTTCATCTCAGTCTATTGGCCGATGGAAAGAGTCTGCCGCCGCCGGTAGCAAAAGGAAATTGTTGATGATAGCGTATCGGCTATACATTTATGTATGGTGATGGGAGCGAAGAGGTATGTCTGACGCTATTGGATGGGAGCTTTACCGGACCTTTCTCGCCGTGCTGACCGAGGGGTCGCTTTCCGGCGCGGCGCGCGCCCTCGGCATTACCCAGCCTACGGCGGGTCGCCATATCTCGGCCCTGGAAGCATCGTTCCGCCAGCCGCTGTTCATTCGATCGCAGACGGGGCTGATACCCACGGAAGCCGCGCTGTCCCTGCGCAGATATGCGCAGGACATGCGGGATACCGCGGCGGCCCTAGCGCGCGCGGCCACCAGCCGGGGCCGGGAGGTGACGGGTACGGTGCGCGTCTCCGCCAGCGAAGTCATCGGAGTAGAAGTGCTGCCGCCGACGCTGGCGCGGCTGGGGCAATCGCATCCGCAGCTCAGGATTGAACTGGTGCCCACCAACCAGGTGCAGGACCTGCTGCAGCGTGAAGCCGATATCGCGGTGCGCATGACGCCGCCAAAGCAGGAGTCGCTTATCGCCCGGCGAGTGGGGGAGGTGGAACTGGGGTTGTACGCCCATGCCGGCTACCTGCGGCGGCGGGGCATACCGTCGGCGCCGGCGGATTTGATGGGGCATGCGCTGATAGGGTTTGACACGCAAACGCCCTTTTTGCGGGCCGCCAGCAAATCGCTGCCGGAGTGGACACGCGAAGGGTTTACCTATCGCACCGACAGCGATGTGGCGCAGCTGGCGCTGATCCGCGCCGGCTGCGGTATCGGCTGGTATCAGTCGGCGCTGGCCGGACGGTCCCCGCAGCTGGTGCGCGTGCTGCCCGCCCAGTGCCAGTTCAGGCTGGAAACCTGGGTTACCATGCATGAAAATTTGCGCAACAGCCCGCGCTGCAAAGCTGTTTTTGATGCGCTGGCGCTATGTCTTCAGCAGCATACGGCGGCGTAGAAAACAAGACCGGGGGCACCGCCGCCATGGACCTGGGCGCCGGTTTATTTGCCCAGCGTGGCAAACATGGCCACCACAGCTACGGCCATTACCGCCGTGCATATCCAGCCCAATACGCTGAGCCGGGAGGAGATGACAAATTTACCCATAATATCCTGACGCGCCGCCATCAGCATCATCACCACCATGATAGGCACGGAAATAACGCCATTGATTACCGCGCTCCAATACAGCGCCTTGATGGGATCAATGGGCATGAAACAGATTCCGATGCCAATCAGGGTCGACACGGCGATAATGGTGTAGAACTCTTTGGCATACTTGAATTTCAATTCCAGGCTGTTTGGCAATTTAAAGGCCCCGGCGGCGGCATACGCGCCCGAGCCGGCCAAGACCGGAATCGCTAGCATGCCGGTGCCAATGATGCCGGCGCTGAACAGCCAGAAGGCAAAATCACCGGCGACAGGGCGTAACGCGGTCGCCGCCTGCGCCGAGGTATGGATTTCAGTCACCCCGTGCATATGCAGCGTCACCGCGGTGGTTAAAATAATGGCGAATGCCACGACATTGGAAACCGCCATGCCGATGAAGGTATCGATTTTAATCCGGCGGAAATTGATTGTCGCCTGCTCGGGGGCATGTTTAATCGCCTCCGCCTCGTCATCGGCATGCTGCTCTTCCACCTCTTGCGAGGCCTGCCAGAAGAATAGATAGGGGCTGATGGTGGTACCGAAAATGGCGACTACTGTCGTAACATAGGCCGGCTTCCAGGATAAATGCGGCCAAAACGTATTAATTAAGACCTGTGTCCAGGGTATATGAATAATAAAAATGGTTGCCACGTAAGCAAGCAATGCCAGGGTTAGCCATTTCAATATTCGCACATAGCGTTTATAAGGAATAAAGATCTGCAGAAGTAATGATATTAAGCCAAACCCCACCACATACCAGCGGACGGGACCTTTTACCAATAAATTCAGTGCTCCCGCCATAGCGGCAATATCAGCGCCGATATTGATGGTATTGGCAATCAGCAGCAAACCCACGATGGCATAGAGCAGCCATTTGGGATAGTGTCTGCGAATATTGGTGGCG
Encoded here:
- a CDS encoding NRAMP family divalent metal transporter, with amino-acid sequence MSNTTGLEGVEVKPEDNKNEPSKSWLKKLGPGLISAAADDDPSGIATYSQAGAQFGYSMLWTLMLTYPLMVGIQIISAKIGRVSGHGLATNIRRHYPKWLLYAIVGLLLIANTINIGADIAAMAGALNLLVKGPVRWYVVGFGLISLLLQIFIPYKRYVRILKWLTLALLAYVATIFIIHIPWTQVLINTFWPHLSWKPAYVTTVVAIFGTTISPYLFFWQASQEVEEQHADDEAEAIKHAPEQATINFRRIKIDTFIGMAVSNVVAFAIILTTAVTLHMHGVTEIHTSAQAATALRPVAGDFAFWLFSAGIIGTGMLAIPVLAGSGAYAAAGAFKLPNSLELKFKYAKEFYTIIAVSTLIGIGICFMPIDPIKALYWSAVINGVISVPIMVVMMLMAARQDIMGKFVISSRLSVLGWICTAVMAVAVVAMFATLGK
- a CDS encoding NAD-dependent epimerase/dehydratase family protein; this encodes MTRADNSRKQVLVLGATGGIGGETARRLRDTGWRVVALHRRPPDTGAGHDGITWLRGDAMNSDDVRRAAQGCGVIVHGVNPPGYRRWGELVLPMIDNTIAAAIAERATIVLPGTVYNYGPDAFPLLDEDAPQHPLTRKGGIRVELERRLYAATGQGARAIVVRAGDFFGPRAANNWFSQGLIAPGRAVKRINQPGDRGVGHQWCFLPDMANTIAALLDRGNSLAPFATFHMGGHWDADGMQMASAISRVVARHGGQPALRTFPWGLVRLASPLAPTLRELLEMRYLWRRPVRLDNRRLTALLGCEPHTPLDQAVEETLAGLGCLPPG
- a CDS encoding LysR family transcriptional regulator, with the protein product MSDAIGWELYRTFLAVLTEGSLSGAARALGITQPTAGRHISALEASFRQPLFIRSQTGLIPTEAALSLRRYAQDMRDTAAALARAATSRGREVTGTVRVSASEVIGVEVLPPTLARLGQSHPQLRIELVPTNQVQDLLQREADIAVRMTPPKQESLIARRVGEVELGLYAHAGYLRRRGIPSAPADLMGHALIGFDTQTPFLRAASKSLPEWTREGFTYRTDSDVAQLALIRAGCGIGWYQSALAGRSPQLVRVLPAQCQFRLETWVTMHENLRNSPRCKAVFDALALCLQQHTAA
- a CDS encoding alkene reductase, with product MSDTSLLFTSTQIGRYTVPHRVVMAPMTRSRSSQPGDIPNAMNAQYYAQRAGAALIVTEATQISPQGKGYSFTPGIYSPAQIAGWQGVTKAVHDAGGRIFLQLWHVGRMSHPDFHHGELPVAPSAVPFDGAIWKVDPDTGKGSMAPCPIPRALTLEEIKNIVNDYRQAARNAITAGFDGVEVHGANGYLVDQFLRTTSNKRTDEYGGSRENRLRFLREVMDAIIEEVGEDRAAIRLAPFLTARGMACPDILPTILAAADYLQGKGIAYLHLVEADWDDAPQFTEAFRQAIRRYFHNPIIVAGKYDKARAEWILNKGYANLVAFGRTFIANPDLPRRLAEGLPLADFDNETLFGGGAHGYTDYPSWSENGRAV